AACTCGGTGTAGTAGGCGCCAGCGTTGGAGAGCGAGAATGCCCATCGCACGCCATTGGTATCTGCCCACTGAACGACGGTGTGCAGATCCGCTTCCAAGTGCACGATGGGCTCCTGCCCGCCACAGTAGATCAGCTCTAGGTGATTTGCACGATGGATCACGTATAGCATCACCGAGCGAGGACAAAAATAGAAGGGAACGTACTCGCCAACCTTGGTCCCGGTGTGGCAATGAACCTCCAACTCCTCAAGCCGTCTGCGCTTGATCCCGGACATGCCGATCGTCTGAATAGGTCCACCGGAGGTGAGCATCGCTCTGTCCGACAGCAACCCACCGCATCTAACGATGCCGGGCAAGTTGTCCACGTGCGTAATGTGGTAGATCTTGGGGCGCGAGGGCGGTGTGCTCATGTTGCCATGGTCTCAAGTTACGGCCCGATCATGGGGGCAGGCCGGCGGACCGCCCGTCGGGATCATAATCTCATCGGCAGGTATATCCAAGTGCTCCCCTGCTCCGATCCCCCAAGGTCATCGCTTACGCTCCCGCGCACCCGCCACCGGTCAATTCGCCAAGTATGTGCACAATGTCCTGCTCAATGGAGCGGATGTCCGCCTCGATGTCCTCCAACGGTCGAGGCGGCTGGTACGTATAGAAATACCGGTTGAAGTTGATCTCGTAGCCGACCTTGCCGACTTGGCCATCCTTGTGGTCCACGACGGCACGGTTGATCCAGGCATCCTGGACGTGCGGCTTCACTTCCCGGTCAAAGTAGGCCTGAATGTCTTCTTTGAGCGGCACGTTCTCGGTATCACGCAGTTCGGGGTCCGGCTCCGGGTTGCCGTCCTCATCCCGGCAAATCTCGGCGGTCTCGTCCCGTTCGGACAGGGCGTTCAGAATCGCTTCGCGCAGCGACTTGGAGAGTTTTAGGTCCACCTTTTCCTGTGCCTTGTCGAGTTCTTCGATGAACCGCGCTCGGTCTTTGAAGAGAGTAGACGGAAGGGTCTGAAGCATGGCCAGAATGGCCCCCTGTTTCTTTCGACCTTCCTCTTCCTCCTTGACCCTTTCCTTCGCATGCTTCTTTTTGCTGACCGCCAAATTCTTCAACGCCGTTTGTTCATTCAGCCTAGCAATCCGTTCAGGGCTGGCCTGGAAGTTGAGCCGCAGCGGGCACTCGACGGTGATCTTGCGGTAGCCGAAGTCGGTCGTGTTGAAGATCTTGCAGTGCTCGCCTTCCCTGAACGCCGTGAACAGGTCGGTGATCTGCTGAATCTGCTCCGCCGAGATTTCCCGCCGCTTGTCGCCGAGGCTCCGGCGCATCGGGACCCAAAAGCTGGAGGCGTTGATAAGCTGCACCTTGCCCCTGCGCTTCCTTTCTTTCCGGTTCGTGAGCACCCATACATAAGTGGCGATGCCGGTATTGTAGAAAAGCTGCTCCGGCATGGCGATGAGGGCTTCCAGCCAGTCGTTCTCCAGAATCCAGCGACGGATTTCGCTCTCGCCGCTTCCGGCGTCGCCCGTGAAGAGCGGCGAGCCGTTCATGATGATGGCCACGCGGCTGCCGCCGTCTTTCGTGTCCTTCATCCGGTTGAGCATGTGCTGGAGAAAGAGCAGTTGGCCGTCGCTGATTCGCGGGAGGCCGGCCCCGAACCGGCCGGCATGACCGCGCTCGTGTTCCGCCTCGACGGCCTCTTGGTCGCGTTTCCAGTCCTTGCCATAGGGAGGATTCGCCAGGAGGTAGTCGAACTGCTTGTCCGCGTGCTTGTCATTGGAGAGGACGCTGCCAAAGGCAATGTTCTCGGCGTCCCGGCCATCTGGGCTGGTCATCAACATATCCGCTTTGGAGACCGCCCAGGTTTCAGGATTGACTTCCTGGCCGAACAAGTACACGTCGGCATGTGGGTTGATTTCCAGAATCCGCTCTTTGGCGATGGTGAGCATGCCGCCCGACCCACAGCAGGGGTCGGCCACGGTGCGCACGATATGGTTCTTGGCGAGCACGTCTTTGTCCTGCGCCAGCAGCAGGTTCACCATGAGCCGGATGACTTCGCGCGGCGTGAAGTGCTCGCCGGGGTTCTCGTCGAGGGCTTCGTTGAACTTGCGGATGAGCTCTTCGAAGATGTAGCCCATCTCATGGTTGGAGACCTTGTCGGGATGCAAGTCAATCGTTTTGAACCGCTCCATGACTTGGAAGAGCAACCCAGCCTCGTCGAGCTTCTTGATCGTGTTGTCGAAATCGAACTTCTCCAAGACCTCCTTCATGTTCGGGGAGAAGCCGTTGATGTAGTTACGCAGATTGGCAGCCAGGTTCGGCGCGTCGGCCAGCAGCTTGTCGAAGTCGTAGCGTGACGTATTGTAGAAGGCGTAGCCGGAGACTTTGCACAAGCGTGGCGCCGGGTTCTCCAGCTTCTTGGCCTTGAGCTTGGCATTTTCTTCTAGAACTTTTTCTTTCGTCGGCGCCAGCACGCAGTCGATGCGCCGCAGGACCGTGAAGGGCAGGATGACGTCCTGATACTTGCCACGCTTGAACGTGTCACGGATCAAATCCGCCACGTTCCAAATGAAGCTGACTTTCTCGCCGAAGTTGTTCATCGCTCCAATCTCATCTCGCTCCGAAACACAGACGACAAGCTTGACGGCGCCCAGCTTGGGCCGCAGCCGCTCAATTTGGATCTGGGAGCCAGTTGCTCTTTACCGTGGTCTTCTTTTTGATCTCGCGACAATTCGGACAATGATACGGACGTAGTCCATGCGGCTCGGTCGGATGAGAAGTCGCAGCCACTACATCTCGGGGAGGGTGCTTGTGACCGAACTTGCAGATCATGACTGCCATTGACCCTTCCCTATAGGTATTGGGGTTTTGGAGAGGGATACGCCACTTCCTGTGGGAAATCAACCCGGTTTGCGAGGCAAGACGGGGCATGAATGGAGGCAATCTTCGGCGCCCTGGTTCCCCGTTGATTGTGGTGGTGAGCCGGCTGGGACTCGAACCCAGGGCCCTCGCCTTAAAAGGGCGATGCTCTACCGACTGAGCTACCGGCTCACGTGATGAGGCGTGGTTCGTGAAGCGTCAACCGTCAATCGACACACGGAACGAGTCCAGGAAAACGAGCCTCCATCCTACCATCGACGGCTGACGATTGACCATCGACGATTGTCAGCGTTTTAAACGGCGGGGAGAACAGTCCAACGGATTGCGAAGCATGATCGTTTCGGCCCGTTTGGAGCCGGTCGAAATCATGTCGATTCGACATTGAACCAGTTCTTCAATGCGGCCCAGGTACCGTTTGGCTTCCATGGGCAGCCGCTTGTATGTCGTGGCGCCCGTCGTCGAAGCGACCCATCCCTTCATCCGTTGGTACACCGGCCGACAGTCGGTCAAGACGTCGAGATCCGAGGGCATGTCTTTATAGAGCTTCTCTCCGTGCCGGTATCCGGTGCAGAGCAGCACTTCCCGGTGCCCATCGAGCACATCGAGCTTGGTCAGCGCGAGCGACGTGAGGCCGTTCACCTGCGCGGCGTACCGTACAAGGACGGCGTCGAACCAGCCGCACCGTCGAGGGCGTCCGGTGGTCGATCCGAATTCATTTCCACGCTCTTGCAACCGTTGACCGGTCTCTTCAGTCAGCTCGGTCGGAAACGGACCGCTGCCCACCCTGGTCGTATAGGCCTTTGCGATGCCCAACACGCCGTCGATCATCGTGGGGCCGACCCCCGTGCCGGTGCAGGCGCCGCCAGCCGAAGCGCTGGAGGACGTCACGTAGGGATAGGTGCCGAAATCCACGTCGAGGTGCGTCCCTTGCGCGCCCTCGAAAAGAATCGTCTTGTTCTTCCGAATCTCCCGATTGAGCAACGTGGTCGTATCGGTGACATGGCTTCTGAGACGGTCGGCGTAGCCCATGTACTGGTGAAACACCTTGTCGACTTGATAAGTCTCGACCTTGTGAAACTGTTCCAAAAACCAATTCATCTCGACGAGATTTTCTTCCAGCTTCCTTCTGAACAGCGGAGGATTGAGGAGATCGCCCACGCGAATGCCGATCCTCGCCATTTTATCGGCATAGGAAGGACCGATCCCGCGGCCCGTGGTCCCGATGCGCCGCGACCCCTTCGACTGTTCCGACGCGCGCTCGATCGCCTTGTGGTACGGCAAGATGAGATGCGCACGGTCGCTCACGGCGAAGTTCTTGCCGATCGCGACGCCCTTGGTCTGGAGTTGATCCATTTCTTCGATCAAAGCGCCCGGGTCCACCACCACGCCGTTGCCGATCGCGCAGGTGACGCCTCGGTACAAAATACCGGACGGAATCAGGTGAAAGACGTACGTGCCCCGCTCGTTGATGACCGTATGGCCCGCGTTCGAGCCGCCTTGATAGCGCACCACGACGTCGGCGTCCCGGGCCAAGATGTCCACGATCTTGCCCTTGCCTTCATCACCCCATTGGGCGCCGATAATGACCAAATTGCCCATTGGCAGCCGTTCCCGTCCCGCCGGTGAACACGAAAAAATGGCTCTGACCTGCCTCCGAGATCAGAGCCGCGGAGCGCCATGGTAGGATTCTCGCTCGGCCTTTGTCAAGCCGGTCCTCACCCGTGCTTCCCTTCCAGGTTCAGGCTGGGAAGCCCAGCGATCCGCAATGCTTGATCTTGAGTCGTCCTACAAATCACGAACGGAACGGGGGCGAAGGGTCGGTCTCCGGAGGGGGCGGGAGGTTTTCTTGACTGGCCTAGACCTGCGTGTTAGCATGCCCTCCACCTTGCACGTTCAATCCGTCGGAATATCCAAATGAGCGTGGGGCTGTGGCGCAGCTGGGAGCGCGCGTGAATGGCATTCACGAGGTCGCGGGTTCAATCCCCGCCAGCTCCACCATACCAACCCGTGGATGAACCGCGTACTCCTTCTCGTCTTATCGAAAGCGATGTGCACGGAGAGAGTCTTCGGTCCTCTTAGCGCCGGCCACTCGCGTATCGCCTAGCGTTGCATGCTGCAGATCGATTCCGTCAGCAAACAATATTCGACCAAGGTGCTGCTCACCGAAGCATCCGCGCATCTTC
This sequence is a window from Candidatus Nitrospira inopinata. Protein-coding genes within it:
- the darT gene encoding type II toxin-antitoxin system toxin DNA ADP-ribosyl transferase DarT — encoded protein: MSTPPSRPKIYHITHVDNLPGIVRCGGLLSDRAMLTSGGPIQTIGMSGIKRRRLEELEVHCHTGTKVGEYVPFYFCPRSVMLYVIHRANHLELIYCGGQEPIVHLEADLHTVVQWADTNGVRWAFSLSNAGAYYTEFYATVGNLGDLDWNAIASRDFRDSDIKERKQAEFLLYEKFPFTLVERVGVRSAAIHLRATTALAGLNPPPSVEVRPEWYF
- a CDS encoding type I restriction-modification system subunit M: MNNFGEKVSFIWNVADLIRDTFKRGKYQDVILPFTVLRRIDCVLAPTKEKVLEENAKLKAKKLENPAPRLCKVSGYAFYNTSRYDFDKLLADAPNLAANLRNYINGFSPNMKEVLEKFDFDNTIKKLDEAGLLFQVMERFKTIDLHPDKVSNHEMGYIFEELIRKFNEALDENPGEHFTPREVIRLMVNLLLAQDKDVLAKNHIVRTVADPCCGSGGMLTIAKERILEINPHADVYLFGQEVNPETWAVSKADMLMTSPDGRDAENIAFGSVLSNDKHADKQFDYLLANPPYGKDWKRDQEAVEAEHERGHAGRFGAGLPRISDGQLLFLQHMLNRMKDTKDGGSRVAIIMNGSPLFTGDAGSGESEIRRWILENDWLEALIAMPEQLFYNTGIATYVWVLTNRKERKRRGKVQLINASSFWVPMRRSLGDKRREISAEQIQQITDLFTAFREGEHCKIFNTTDFGYRKITVECPLRLNFQASPERIARLNEQTALKNLAVSKKKHAKERVKEEEEGRKKQGAILAMLQTLPSTLFKDRARFIEELDKAQEKVDLKLSKSLREAILNALSERDETAEICRDEDGNPEPDPELRDTENVPLKEDIQAYFDREVKPHVQDAWINRAVVDHKDGQVGKVGYEINFNRYFYTYQPPRPLEDIEADIRSIEQDIVHILGELTGGGCAGA
- a CDS encoding adenylosuccinate synthase, coding for MGNLVIIGAQWGDEGKGKIVDILARDADVVVRYQGGSNAGHTVINERGTYVFHLIPSGILYRGVTCAIGNGVVVDPGALIEEMDQLQTKGVAIGKNFAVSDRAHLILPYHKAIERASEQSKGSRRIGTTGRGIGPSYADKMARIGIRVGDLLNPPLFRRKLEENLVEMNWFLEQFHKVETYQVDKVFHQYMGYADRLRSHVTDTTTLLNREIRKNKTILFEGAQGTHLDVDFGTYPYVTSSSASAGGACTGTGVGPTMIDGVLGIAKAYTTRVGSGPFPTELTEETGQRLQERGNEFGSTTGRPRRCGWFDAVLVRYAAQVNGLTSLALTKLDVLDGHREVLLCTGYRHGEKLYKDMPSDLDVLTDCRPVYQRMKGWVASTTGATTYKRLPMEAKRYLGRIEELVQCRIDMISTGSKRAETIMLRNPLDCSPRRLKR